One Burkholderia thailandensis E264 genomic window carries:
- a CDS encoding LysR family transcriptional regulator, with amino-acid sequence MRFDLTDLRLFLHVCEAGSITGGAERAHMTLQSASERIRGMEEELGVPLLQRAKRGTRATEAGRALEHHARVVLQQIDHMRGELQQFGAGLRGHIRLLSNTAALSEYLPDALAEYLPRHPKLSVSVEERSSQEIVHAIRGKTADFGIVADSVGLDGLEQMPFREDWLIAVAALDHPLAARERVAFSELVDADFIGMTDGSALQVHLADQAKALGKRIDYRVQLKSFDAICRLIARGVGIGIVSRHAALRAQQTMQIRLIELTDPWAHRRLTICARAFDELPKYTREFIAFLAHDPGKDESFAA; translated from the coding sequence ATGCGATTCGACCTGACCGATCTGCGACTTTTCCTGCATGTCTGCGAAGCCGGCAGCATCACGGGAGGCGCCGAGCGCGCGCATATGACGCTGCAATCCGCAAGCGAGCGGATCCGCGGCATGGAAGAAGAACTCGGCGTGCCGCTCTTGCAGCGCGCGAAGCGCGGCACGCGCGCGACCGAAGCCGGCCGCGCGCTCGAGCATCACGCACGCGTCGTGCTGCAGCAGATCGACCACATGCGCGGCGAACTGCAACAGTTCGGCGCGGGATTGCGCGGCCACATTCGCCTGCTCAGCAACACCGCCGCGCTCAGCGAATACCTGCCGGACGCGCTCGCCGAATACCTGCCGCGCCACCCGAAGCTGTCGGTGAGCGTCGAGGAACGGTCGAGCCAGGAGATCGTGCACGCGATCCGCGGCAAGACGGCGGATTTCGGGATCGTCGCAGATTCGGTCGGCCTCGACGGGCTCGAGCAGATGCCGTTTCGCGAGGACTGGCTGATCGCCGTCGCGGCGCTCGACCATCCGCTCGCCGCGCGCGAGCGGGTGGCGTTCTCGGAGCTCGTCGATGCCGACTTCATCGGCATGACGGACGGCAGCGCGCTGCAGGTCCACCTTGCCGATCAGGCGAAGGCGCTCGGCAAGCGAATCGACTACCGTGTCCAGTTGAAGAGCTTCGACGCCATTTGCCGGCTGATCGCGCGCGGCGTCGGGATCGGCATCGTGTCGCGCCACGCGGCGCTGCGCGCGCAACAGACGATGCAGATCCGGCTGATCGAGCTCACGGACCCGTGGGCGCACCGTCGCTTGACGATCTGCGCGCGCGCCTTCGACGAACTGCCGAAGTACACGCGCGAGTTCATCGCATTTCTCGCGCACGATCCGGGAAAGGACGAGTCGTTCGCAGCCTGA
- a CDS encoding ABC transporter permease yields MSTPATPLETLRTLPARRPGVRWALRVLRWALTLAVTFAGLLALTFVIGRKVPIDPVLAVLGDRASADAYAAERVALGLDRPLATQFFIYARDVLHGNLGMSLLTSNPVLDDIKRVFPATLELATLATLIGVALGVPLGVAAAVRHNRPIDHVARFVGLIGNSVPVFWLGLMGLLLFYARLHWVAGPGRLDPVYDGMVDTRTGSLLIDAALAGEWDVFGNALSHIALPAAILGYYSIAYLSRMTRSFMLDQLSQEYIVTARAKGLAERRVIWRHAFGNIAVPLLTVIALTYSNLLEGSVLTEIVFAWPGIGSYLTGALLNADMNAVLGCTLVIGIMFITINLLTDALYRVFDPRAR; encoded by the coding sequence ATGTCGACACCCGCCACTCCTCTCGAAACGCTGCGCACGCTGCCCGCGCGGCGGCCCGGCGTGCGCTGGGCGCTGCGCGTGCTGCGCTGGGCGCTCACGCTCGCCGTGACGTTCGCCGGGCTCCTCGCGCTCACGTTCGTGATCGGCCGCAAGGTGCCGATCGACCCGGTGCTCGCCGTGCTCGGCGACCGCGCGTCGGCCGACGCCTATGCGGCCGAGCGCGTCGCGCTCGGGCTCGACAGGCCGCTTGCGACGCAGTTCTTCATCTACGCGCGCGACGTGCTGCACGGCAATCTCGGCATGTCGCTGCTCACGTCGAACCCGGTGCTCGACGACATCAAGCGCGTGTTCCCCGCGACGCTCGAGCTCGCGACGCTCGCCACGCTGATCGGTGTCGCGCTGGGCGTGCCGCTCGGCGTCGCCGCGGCGGTCAGGCACAACCGGCCGATCGATCACGTCGCGCGCTTCGTCGGACTGATCGGCAACTCGGTGCCGGTATTCTGGCTCGGGCTGATGGGGCTCCTGCTGTTCTATGCGCGGCTGCATTGGGTCGCGGGGCCGGGGCGGCTCGACCCCGTCTACGACGGAATGGTCGACACGCGCACGGGCAGCCTGCTGATCGATGCGGCGCTCGCCGGCGAATGGGACGTGTTCGGCAACGCGCTGTCGCACATCGCGCTGCCCGCGGCGATCCTCGGCTATTACTCGATCGCGTACCTGAGCCGGATGACGCGCTCGTTCATGCTCGACCAACTGAGCCAGGAATACATCGTCACCGCGCGCGCGAAGGGGCTTGCCGAGCGTCGCGTGATCTGGCGGCACGCATTCGGCAACATCGCGGTGCCGCTACTGACCGTGATCGCGCTCACGTACAGCAACCTGCTCGAAGGCTCGGTGCTCACCGAGATCGTGTTCGCATGGCCCGGCATCGGCTCGTATCTGACGGGCGCGCTGCTGAACGCCGACATGAACGCGGTGCTCGGCTGCACGCTCGTGATCGGGATCATGTTCATCACGATCAATCTGCTGACGGACGCGCTCTACCGCGTGTTCGATCCGCGCGCCCGCTGA
- a CDS encoding PEN-L family class A beta-lactamase yields the protein MNHSPLRRSLLIAAVSAPLVGACAPLRDNARNVAAEQQLRELESTFDGRLGFVALDTATGARIAHRADERFPFCSTFKTMLSAAVLARSAGDAALLQRRIPYAKRDLVRYSPITEKHVGAGMTVAELCAATLQYSDNTAANLLIALLGGPQAVTAYARSIGDATFRLDRRETELNTAIPGDERDTTTPAAMAASVRRLLVGDALGTAQRAQLNAWMLGNKTGDARIRAGVPAGWRVADKTGTGDYGTGNDIGVAYPPDRAPIVFVVYTTMRSRNAQARDDVIASAARIAARAFV from the coding sequence ATGAATCATTCCCCGTTGCGCCGTTCGCTGCTCATCGCAGCCGTTTCCGCACCGCTCGTCGGCGCATGTGCGCCGCTGCGGGACAACGCCAGAAACGTCGCCGCCGAGCAGCAATTGCGCGAACTCGAGTCGACCTTCGACGGCCGCCTCGGCTTCGTCGCGCTCGATACCGCGACAGGCGCGCGCATCGCGCATCGCGCCGACGAGCGCTTCCCGTTCTGCAGTACGTTCAAGACGATGCTGTCGGCCGCGGTTCTCGCGCGCAGCGCCGGCGACGCCGCGCTGTTGCAGCGACGGATTCCGTATGCGAAGCGCGACCTCGTCCGCTACTCGCCGATCACCGAGAAGCACGTCGGCGCCGGCATGACGGTTGCCGAGCTGTGCGCGGCGACGCTCCAGTACAGCGACAACACCGCGGCGAATCTGCTGATCGCGTTGCTCGGCGGCCCGCAGGCCGTCACCGCGTATGCGCGCTCGATCGGCGACGCGACATTCCGCCTCGATCGCCGCGAGACCGAACTGAACACGGCGATTCCCGGCGACGAGCGCGATACGACGACGCCTGCCGCGATGGCCGCGAGCGTGCGCCGGCTGCTCGTCGGCGACGCGCTCGGCACCGCGCAGCGCGCTCAGCTCAATGCGTGGATGCTCGGCAACAAGACGGGCGACGCGCGAATCCGCGCGGGCGTGCCGGCCGGCTGGCGCGTTGCCGACAAGACGGGCACGGGCGACTACGGCACGGGGAACGACATCGGCGTCGCGTATCCGCCCGATCGCGCGCCGATCGTGTTCGTCGTCTATACGACGATGCGCAGTCGGAACGCGCAGGCGCGCGACGACGTGATCGCGTCGGCGGCGCGGATCGCCGCGCGCGCTTTCGTCTGA
- a CDS encoding ABC transporter ATP-binding protein produces MSACTASPNTPPLCEIDGLQIGFRAHDGTLVEAVRDLSLTLAPGERLGIVGESGSGKSLTGRALLGLLPAAAQWRANALRFEGRDLLALAARERRKLGGGAMGMILQDPKYSLNPVMTVGKQMGEAFRVREPGLRGRALRARIVDALASVEIRDPARVADAYPHELSGGMGQRVMIAMMVSTGPRLLVADEPTSALDVAVSMQVLAVLDDMIARHRTGLVFISHDLPLVTSFCDRVAVMYAGRIVETCAARDLAHAAHPYTRGLLAATPPLANPPDELPVLERDPAWLTEAAR; encoded by the coding sequence ATGTCCGCTTGCACCGCTTCCCCGAACACGCCGCCGCTCTGCGAGATCGACGGGCTGCAGATCGGCTTTCGCGCGCACGACGGCACGCTCGTCGAAGCCGTGCGCGACCTGTCGCTCACGCTCGCGCCGGGCGAGCGGCTCGGCATCGTCGGCGAATCCGGCTCCGGCAAATCGCTGACGGGCCGCGCGCTGCTCGGCCTGCTGCCCGCCGCCGCGCAATGGCGCGCCAACGCGCTGCGCTTCGAAGGCCGCGACCTGCTCGCGCTCGCCGCGCGCGAGCGGCGCAAGCTGGGCGGCGGCGCGATGGGAATGATCCTTCAGGACCCGAAATATTCGCTGAACCCGGTAATGACGGTCGGCAAGCAGATGGGCGAGGCCTTCCGGGTGCGCGAGCCCGGGCTGCGCGGCCGCGCGCTGCGCGCGCGCATCGTCGATGCGCTCGCGTCGGTCGAGATCCGCGATCCGGCGCGCGTCGCCGACGCGTATCCGCACGAGCTGTCGGGCGGGATGGGCCAGCGCGTGATGATCGCGATGATGGTGTCGACGGGCCCGCGCCTGCTCGTCGCCGACGAACCGACCTCCGCGCTCGACGTCGCGGTGTCGATGCAGGTGCTCGCGGTGCTCGACGACATGATCGCGCGCCATCGCACGGGACTCGTGTTCATCAGCCACGACCTGCCGCTCGTGACGTCGTTCTGCGATCGCGTCGCGGTGATGTACGCGGGCCGCATCGTCGAAACGTGCGCGGCGCGCGACCTCGCCCACGCGGCGCATCCGTATACGCGCGGCCTGCTCGCCGCGACGCCGCCGCTCGCGAATCCGCCCGACGAGCTGCCGGTGCTCGAGCGCGATCCGGCGTGGCTCACGGAGGCGGCACGATGA
- a CDS encoding ABC transporter permease gives MNASSDRSPSNPAAPTLRAWLLSDAPASRRQATLGLAYRRWRRFAGNPLNLFGLAILAALVALALVAPLVMPHDPLRQVLADRLLPPGSPSHWLGTDQLGRDILSRLIAGSRLTLGIAILVVSIVVPIGLAIGTTAGYCGGLVDCALMRITDVALAFPKIVLALAFAAALGPGVVNAVVAISITAWPAYARLARAETMRIANADFIHAARLQGASGQRIVLRYVVPLCLSSVIVRATLDMAGIILTVAGLGFLGLGAQPPSPEWGFMVASGRNVLLDAWWVATLPGAAILVVSIALNLLGDGLRDVFDPRHGA, from the coding sequence ATGAACGCTTCATCCGACCGCTCTCCTTCGAATCCCGCCGCGCCGACGCTGCGCGCGTGGCTCCTGTCCGACGCGCCCGCGTCGCGCCGGCAGGCGACGCTCGGCCTCGCATATCGCCGCTGGCGCCGCTTCGCCGGCAATCCGCTAAATCTCTTCGGGCTTGCGATCCTCGCCGCGCTCGTCGCGCTCGCGCTCGTCGCGCCGCTCGTCATGCCGCACGACCCGCTGCGCCAGGTGCTCGCCGACCGTCTGCTGCCGCCCGGCTCGCCGTCGCACTGGCTCGGCACCGACCAGCTCGGCCGCGACATCCTCTCGCGCCTGATCGCGGGTTCGCGGCTCACGCTCGGCATCGCGATCCTCGTCGTTTCGATCGTCGTGCCGATCGGGCTCGCGATCGGCACGACGGCCGGTTACTGCGGCGGCCTCGTCGACTGCGCGCTGATGCGGATCACCGACGTCGCACTCGCGTTCCCGAAGATCGTGCTCGCGCTCGCGTTCGCGGCGGCGCTCGGGCCGGGCGTCGTCAATGCGGTCGTCGCGATCTCGATCACCGCGTGGCCCGCGTACGCAAGGCTCGCGCGCGCCGAGACGATGCGCATCGCGAACGCGGATTTCATCCACGCGGCGCGGCTGCAAGGCGCGTCCGGTCAGCGGATCGTGCTGCGCTACGTCGTGCCGCTCTGCCTGTCGTCGGTGATCGTGCGCGCGACGCTCGACATGGCGGGCATCATCCTGACCGTCGCGGGCCTGGGCTTTCTCGGGCTCGGCGCGCAGCCGCCGAGCCCCGAATGGGGCTTCATGGTCGCGTCGGGCCGCAACGTGCTGCTCGATGCGTGGTGGGTCGCGACGCTGCCGGGCGCGGCGATCCTCGTCGTGAGCATCGCCCTCAACCTGCTCGGCGACGGTCTGCGCGACGTCTTCGATCCGCGCCATGGAGCCTGA
- a CDS encoding type 1 fimbrial protein gives MQRPSLIASSLLAASMFALSSAAHAQQSGIIRFSGMIVEPPCSFSVTRDASAHAQLQPACPRPAKGAVTFVDPQSGAALRTFTFTELSRAIPLPAGQAGGARPVVAVVSYL, from the coding sequence ATGCAACGTCCATCGCTGATTGCATCCAGCCTGTTGGCCGCGTCGATGTTTGCGCTTTCCTCCGCGGCTCACGCGCAGCAAAGCGGCATCATCCGTTTCAGCGGCATGATCGTCGAGCCGCCGTGCTCGTTCTCGGTCACGCGCGACGCCAGCGCGCACGCGCAGCTTCAGCCCGCGTGTCCCCGTCCGGCGAAAGGCGCCGTCACGTTCGTCGATCCGCAAAGCGGCGCGGCGCTGCGCACCTTCACGTTCACCGAGCTGTCGCGCGCGATCCCGCTGCCCGCCGGGCAAGCGGGCGGCGCGCGGCCGGTCGTCGCCGTCGTATCGTATCTGTAG
- a CDS encoding porin, whose translation MKKHIISAAALLAFAAPVFAQSSVTLYGVIDEGFNYTSNVNVNGVGKSNYQLASGFAQGSRWGLRGSEDLGGGLKAVFTLENGFDVNNGRLGQGGRMFGRQAFVGLSHAQYGSLTLGRQYDSVVDYLAPLTANGNWGGLLFSHPFDNDNTDNSFRVNNTIKYASPDWNGLQVGGTYSFSNATGFSNNRQYSIGAAYTLGGLQLAAAYLQANNPGKTAGGAIADNDANFTADRLRIFGGGVNYTFGPATVGFVYTKTDVKNPVSTVYLPTATFAGLGLTATKFQNFEINGKYQLTPALFIGAQYVYTDGKFDAAAGTVKPKYHTIGLMADYNLSKRTDVYLQGAYQKVAGDKTGTIADGGYVVGTDGPSASANQFAVRAAIRHKF comes from the coding sequence ATGAAAAAGCACATCATTTCCGCTGCCGCATTGCTCGCATTCGCCGCGCCGGTTTTCGCCCAAAGCAGCGTCACGCTGTACGGCGTGATCGACGAGGGTTTCAACTACACGAGCAACGTGAACGTCAACGGCGTCGGCAAGAGCAACTACCAGCTCGCGAGCGGCTTCGCGCAGGGCAGCCGCTGGGGCCTGCGCGGCTCGGAAGACCTGGGCGGCGGCCTGAAGGCCGTCTTCACGTTGGAAAATGGCTTCGACGTGAATAACGGCCGGCTTGGCCAGGGCGGCCGGATGTTCGGCCGCCAGGCGTTCGTCGGCCTGTCGCACGCGCAATACGGTTCGCTCACGCTCGGCCGCCAGTACGATTCGGTCGTCGACTACCTCGCGCCGCTGACGGCGAACGGCAACTGGGGCGGCCTGCTGTTCTCGCACCCGTTCGACAACGACAACACGGATAACTCGTTCCGTGTGAACAACACGATCAAGTACGCGAGCCCGGACTGGAACGGTCTGCAAGTCGGCGGCACGTACAGCTTCAGCAACGCGACGGGCTTCTCGAACAACCGTCAATACAGCATCGGCGCCGCGTACACGCTGGGCGGCCTGCAACTCGCGGCCGCGTACCTGCAGGCGAACAACCCGGGCAAGACGGCGGGCGGCGCGATCGCCGACAACGACGCGAACTTCACGGCCGACCGCCTGCGCATCTTCGGCGGCGGCGTCAACTACACGTTCGGCCCGGCGACGGTCGGCTTCGTCTACACGAAGACCGACGTGAAGAACCCGGTCTCGACGGTCTATCTGCCGACGGCGACGTTCGCGGGCCTCGGTCTGACCGCGACGAAGTTCCAGAACTTCGAAATCAACGGCAAGTACCAACTGACGCCGGCGCTCTTCATCGGCGCGCAGTATGTGTACACGGACGGCAAGTTCGACGCGGCTGCGGGCACGGTCAAGCCGAAGTACCACACGATCGGCCTGATGGCGGACTACAACCTGTCGAAGCGCACCGACGTCTATCTGCAGGGCGCATACCAGAAGGTTGCGGGCGACAAGACGGGCACGATCGCGGATGGCGGCTACGTCGTCGGCACGGACGGCCCGTCGGCATCGGCGAACCAGTTCGCGGTCCGCGCGGCGATCCGTCACAAGTTCTGA
- a CDS encoding ABC transporter ATP-binding protein, with the protein MNGAPMIEIRDVSIRFPTRSGHVDAVRGANLRVAAGEAFGLVGESGSGKSTLLRALTGLVPLAGGTLSIDARPLEGKLDRAFRRDVQMVFQDPYASLHPRFTVDETLREPLAIHRMPGADERIARALAEVGLGPAFRFRYPHQLSGGQRQRVAIARALIVEPRVLLLDEPTSALDVSVQAEVLNLLKRLHRERGLTMILVSHNLAVVGFLCSRVAVMRDGALVEQLGIDDVRAARVGSEYTRTLLRATQGYRRAN; encoded by the coding sequence ATGAACGGCGCACCGATGATCGAGATCCGCGACGTATCGATCCGCTTTCCGACCCGCAGCGGCCACGTCGATGCCGTGCGCGGCGCGAATCTTCGCGTCGCCGCGGGCGAGGCGTTCGGGCTCGTCGGCGAATCCGGCTCCGGCAAGTCGACGCTGCTGCGCGCGCTGACGGGCCTCGTGCCGCTGGCGGGCGGCACGCTGTCGATCGACGCACGACCGCTCGAAGGCAAGCTCGACCGCGCGTTCCGGCGCGACGTGCAGATGGTGTTTCAGGACCCCTACGCATCGCTGCATCCGCGCTTCACCGTCGACGAGACGCTGCGCGAGCCGCTCGCGATCCACCGGATGCCGGGCGCGGACGAGCGGATCGCACGTGCGCTCGCCGAAGTCGGCCTCGGCCCCGCGTTCCGCTTTCGCTATCCGCATCAACTGTCCGGCGGCCAGCGGCAGCGCGTCGCGATCGCCCGCGCGCTGATCGTCGAGCCGCGCGTGCTGCTGCTCGACGAGCCGACATCGGCGCTCGACGTATCGGTGCAGGCGGAAGTCCTGAACCTGCTGAAGCGGCTGCATCGCGAACGCGGGCTGACGATGATCCTCGTGAGCCACAACCTCGCGGTGGTCGGCTTTCTGTGCAGCCGCGTAGCGGTGATGCGCGACGGCGCGCTCGTCGAGCAGCTCGGGATCGACGACGTGCGCGCCGCGCGCGTCGGCAGCGAGTACACGCGCACGCTGCTGCGCGCGACGCAGGGCTATCGGCGCGCGAACTGA
- a CDS encoding OpgC domain-containing protein — protein sequence MNAAPAQRYAELDFFRGLVLLVIVVDHIGGSMLSRVTLHAYALCDAAEVFVFLGGFATAIAYNSLAARHTEAAARQRFIKRAFEIYRAFLFTAGLMLFITAVLNAFEIDAPNMPINDLDGLMHAPLAALRDILLLRRQPYLASVLPMYTFFALLVPLALPIARSRGWWLLVAASAATWLGAREIAAYLPTVDGVPWDFNPFAWQFLFVLGIVARCQPIYPVLAKRPVGWFATAAALAVVAAGAYYRLRIEPFPTDPSIKQNLGALRLANFIAIAWLAAKLIHLGWMHRIARAMPWIGTIGRQGLLCFVAGTGISLLVDSLLYTATDGYLDVRLGLVADAAAVGLLYVVAKLYAPLVARASDFVRQARLLRPQRPFRLPLRRPKR from the coding sequence ATGAACGCCGCGCCCGCCCAACGCTACGCCGAGCTCGACTTCTTCCGCGGTCTCGTGCTGCTCGTGATCGTCGTCGATCACATCGGCGGCAGCATGCTGTCGCGCGTCACGCTGCACGCGTATGCGCTGTGCGACGCGGCCGAGGTGTTCGTCTTCCTTGGCGGCTTCGCGACCGCGATCGCATACAACTCGCTCGCCGCCCGCCATACCGAGGCCGCCGCGCGCCAGCGCTTCATCAAACGCGCGTTTGAAATCTATCGCGCGTTCCTGTTCACGGCCGGCCTGATGCTCTTCATCACTGCGGTGCTGAATGCGTTCGAGATCGACGCGCCGAACATGCCGATCAACGATCTCGACGGGCTGATGCACGCGCCGCTCGCCGCGCTGCGCGACATCCTGCTGCTCAGGCGCCAGCCGTATCTCGCGTCGGTGCTGCCGATGTACACCTTCTTCGCGCTGCTCGTGCCGCTCGCGCTGCCCATCGCGCGCAGCCGAGGATGGTGGCTGCTCGTCGCCGCGAGCGCCGCGACGTGGCTCGGCGCGCGCGAGATCGCCGCCTATCTGCCGACCGTCGACGGCGTGCCATGGGACTTCAATCCGTTCGCGTGGCAATTCCTGTTCGTGCTCGGCATCGTCGCGCGCTGCCAGCCGATCTATCCGGTGCTCGCGAAACGGCCGGTCGGCTGGTTCGCGACCGCGGCCGCGCTCGCCGTCGTCGCGGCCGGCGCGTACTACCGGCTGCGCATCGAGCCGTTCCCGACCGATCCGTCGATCAAGCAGAATCTCGGCGCGCTGCGGCTCGCGAACTTCATCGCGATCGCGTGGCTCGCCGCGAAGCTCATCCATCTCGGCTGGATGCACCGGATCGCGCGGGCCATGCCGTGGATCGGCACGATCGGCCGGCAGGGCCTGCTGTGCTTCGTCGCCGGGACAGGCATCTCGCTGCTCGTCGATTCGCTGCTGTACACGGCGACGGACGGCTATCTGGACGTGCGGCTCGGCCTCGTCGCCGACGCGGCCGCGGTCGGCCTGCTGTACGTCGTCGCGAAGCTCTACGCGCCGCTCGTCGCGCGGGCGTCCGACTTCGTCCGGCAAGCGCGGCTGCTGCGGCCGCAGCGGCCTTTCCGATTGCCGCTGCGCCGCCCGAAACGCTGA
- a CDS encoding LysR substrate-binding domain-containing protein: protein MRRLPPLNALQIFATVARHRSFTRAADALCVTQGAISRQIQSLEAHYGFPLFMRHARGLTLTAEGEQLLPVVVESFARIEDISLKLTRQRTDLALKVPTCVMRWVLPRIMRFQREHPDLHVQMTTTWRHDVDFQSEPFDAAIVYGASPGPDVTAVPLFDERLTPVCSPDLLTDKPISHAGDLARHTLLHPTRDHRDWRRWLEYAGVADVDPDRGPSFDSLDLATSAAMQGFGVALGDLTLSEEDLAARRLATPLDIVLKTGARYDFVYPHSVAQQQKIRRFSAWLDANRD from the coding sequence ATGCGCCGCCTCCCGCCCTTGAACGCCCTGCAGATCTTCGCGACGGTCGCGCGCCATCGCAGCTTCACGCGGGCCGCCGACGCGCTATGCGTGACACAAGGGGCGATCAGCCGCCAGATTCAGTCGCTCGAAGCGCATTACGGCTTCCCGCTCTTCATGCGCCACGCGCGCGGCCTCACGTTGACGGCGGAGGGGGAGCAACTGCTGCCCGTCGTCGTCGAGAGCTTCGCGCGAATCGAGGACATTTCACTGAAGCTCACGCGGCAGCGCACCGATCTCGCGCTGAAGGTGCCGACATGCGTGATGCGCTGGGTGCTGCCGCGCATCATGCGCTTCCAGCGCGAGCATCCGGACCTGCACGTGCAGATGACGACCACCTGGCGGCACGACGTGGATTTTCAGAGCGAGCCGTTCGATGCGGCGATCGTCTACGGGGCATCGCCCGGCCCGGACGTGACGGCCGTGCCGCTGTTCGACGAGCGGCTCACGCCCGTATGCTCGCCGGATCTGCTGACGGACAAGCCGATTTCGCATGCCGGCGACCTCGCGCGCCATACGCTGCTGCATCCGACGCGCGATCATCGCGACTGGCGTCGGTGGCTCGAATATGCCGGCGTGGCCGATGTCGATCCGGATCGCGGGCCGAGCTTCGACTCGCTCGATCTCGCGACGAGCGCCGCGATGCAGGGCTTCGGCGTCGCGCTCGGCGATCTTACGCTCAGCGAAGAGGATCTCGCCGCGAGGCGGCTCGCGACGCCGCTCGACATCGTGCTGAAGACGGGCGCGCGCTATGACTTCGTCTACCCGCACAGCGTCGCGCAGCAGCAGAAGATCCGGCGTTTCAGCGCGTGGCTCGACGCGAATCGCGATTGA
- a CDS encoding M23 family metallopeptidase, which yields MSKSEIDRSVAWLSGVAAVFVVAGCATTSPVTPTDTLAGAAAPASAAQPAAAPLPGDAAQHQEKAAAPVATRYVVKSGDTLSAIAEANGCTVRDLQAWNRMGRRTRIGIGQVLRVAPPGAESAAASPAFQPANGAGGASAAANAADSAHAADAASGARVAPATGAAAPADAALPASAPESAAERAADRRVVQETKRHAQSIALAWPAKGAIVETFQPGRNRGIRIVGRAGEPVRAAASGRVMYAGTGLNGYGTLILVQHNADFLTAYAHNRKVLVKTGDVVRQGEQIAEMGTGDSTRAGMLFEVRRDGKPVNPMQYLAGRQQG from the coding sequence ATGAGCAAGAGCGAGATCGACCGTAGTGTCGCATGGCTGTCCGGCGTGGCGGCCGTGTTCGTCGTCGCGGGCTGCGCGACCACGTCGCCCGTCACGCCGACCGATACGCTTGCCGGCGCGGCGGCGCCGGCAAGCGCCGCACAGCCCGCCGCCGCGCCGCTGCCGGGCGACGCCGCGCAGCATCAGGAGAAGGCCGCCGCGCCCGTCGCGACGCGCTATGTCGTGAAGTCCGGCGACACGCTGTCGGCCATCGCGGAGGCGAACGGCTGCACCGTGCGCGACCTGCAGGCTTGGAACCGGATGGGCCGGCGGACCCGCATCGGCATCGGGCAAGTGCTGCGCGTCGCGCCGCCGGGCGCGGAGAGCGCGGCCGCCTCTCCCGCCTTTCAGCCGGCCAACGGTGCCGGCGGGGCCTCCGCGGCGGCCAATGCGGCCGATTCCGCGCATGCGGCCGATGCCGCAAGCGGCGCGCGCGTAGCGCCCGCTACCGGCGCAGCGGCACCGGCCGACGCGGCGCTGCCCGCATCGGCGCCCGAAAGCGCCGCGGAGCGCGCGGCGGACCGCCGCGTCGTCCAGGAAACGAAGCGGCACGCGCAATCGATCGCGCTGGCGTGGCCCGCAAAGGGCGCGATCGTCGAAACGTTCCAGCCGGGCCGCAATCGCGGCATCCGGATCGTCGGGCGCGCGGGCGAACCGGTGCGCGCCGCGGCGTCCGGCCGCGTGATGTACGCGGGCACGGGACTGAACGGCTACGGCACGCTGATCCTTGTCCAGCACAACGCGGATTTTCTGACGGCTTACGCGCACAACCGCAAGGTGCTCGTGAAGACGGGGGACGTCGTGCGGCAGGGCGAACAGATCGCCGAGATGGGCACGGGCGACAGCACGCGTGCCGGCATGCTGTTCGAGGTGCGGCGCGACGGCAAGCCCGTCAATCCGATGCAGTACCTGGCGGGCCGGCAGCAGGGATAG